A window of the Brumimicrobium sp. genome harbors these coding sequences:
- a CDS encoding undecaprenyl/decaprenyl-phosphate alpha-N-acetylglucosaminyl 1-phosphate transferase codes for MVIRIATRNNLMDNPNNRSSHKHAIPRLGGIGIFFSLVVGMFVLQGYESGTTIISLLTCFTLLFLVGLKDDIAGVNPITKLITQIICAGVLAMTPGFQLDLLNQVFNIPGFNAAYLIFLLVPAVVNSFNLIDGIDGLASIVGITIISTLSIPFLIIHDYLFFGICLLLVGSLIAFMRFNINQSGLKTFLGDTGSMIIGVSIAALVIHLLSYDIHTFTEQPIPFKHIPFFLIAVLFIPIYDTTRIFIVRIAKKQSPFKADTCHTHHLLLFKYNFSHVKTSLLIGGFNVFFINVMFLLSLYTNPFVLGTTLIVTVGLLTFYFYKITKDREQFFASENIDPEITAIKKERNTRSVALLNKRISNNTHHQSKKHAKTNIYNILAKFSKIW; via the coding sequence ATGGTCATTCGTATCGCTACGCGTAATAATTTAATGGACAATCCCAATAATCGAAGTTCTCATAAACACGCCATACCAAGACTAGGTGGTATTGGTATCTTTTTCTCATTAGTAGTTGGAATGTTTGTCCTTCAAGGGTATGAATCAGGTACTACAATTATAAGTCTATTAACTTGTTTCACTCTGTTATTCTTAGTTGGATTAAAGGATGATATTGCAGGAGTTAATCCAATAACCAAGTTAATTACCCAAATTATTTGCGCAGGTGTTTTAGCGATGACACCCGGCTTTCAATTAGACTTATTAAATCAAGTATTTAACATTCCCGGATTCAATGCGGCTTATCTTATCTTTTTATTAGTCCCAGCTGTAGTTAATTCTTTTAATCTTATAGATGGTATAGATGGATTAGCTTCAATAGTAGGGATAACGATTATATCCACTTTAAGTATTCCATTTTTAATTATTCATGATTATCTATTCTTCGGAATTTGTTTATTACTCGTAGGTTCTTTAATTGCCTTTATGCGATTTAACATTAATCAATCAGGACTAAAAACATTTTTGGGGGATACAGGCTCGATGATTATTGGTGTATCCATAGCAGCTCTTGTCATACATCTGTTAAGCTATGATATACATACATTTACAGAACAACCCATACCTTTTAAACACATTCCTTTCTTTTTAATTGCAGTATTATTTATACCTATATACGATACAACACGTATTTTTATAGTTCGAATCGCTAAGAAACAAAGCCCTTTTAAAGCGGACACATGCCATACACATCATCTATTACTATTTAAGTATAATTTTTCACATGTAAAAACCAGTTTACTAATTGGAGGATTTAATGTTTTTTTTATCAATGTCATGTTCTTACTTTCTCTTTATACAAATCCTTTTGTTTTAGGAACTACACTCATAGTCACAGTAGGTTTACTCACTTTTTATTTTTATAAAATCACTAAGGATAGAGAACAATTCTTTGCCTCTGAAAATATAGATCCTGAAATTACAGCTATTAAAAAAGAACGAAACACAAGATCTGTAGCGCTACTTAATAAGAGAATCTCTAATAACACACACCATCAGTCTAAGAAACACGCCAAAACGAATATTTACAATATTTTAGCCAAATTCTCTAAAATTTGGTAA